A region of the Agrobacterium sp. RAC06 genome:
GGTTGATCGTGCCTTCGTCATGGCATCCGCCACCATGGATCGGCATCTGACCTATGTCGCAATGACCAGGCACCGGGAGGCAGTCACGCTTTATGCCGGCCGCAATGAGCTGAAGGAAATGAAGACACTCTCCGCCAGTCTTGGTCGATCCGGCGCCAAGGAGACGGTGCTTGACTACACCGATGCGTTCGCTGCCCGGCGCGGGCTTGGGGAGGGCATTGGTGTCACGAGTGAGATCGTGATGGGCCCAACGCCACAACGGGATGCGGCACAGCGGGCTGACGATCGGATGGCGGCTCACTACGGCGCTTTGGGTGAGCGCGTTCGCCCGCCCGCCGATCGGCAGCCCTTCGAGGAGACTGCAAGGGCAGAGATAGGGCAGGCGCATCGGACGGAGAATGGTCCGTCAGCCGATGCGCAAGACGGCAAGGTCCAGCCGCTTGTGCCGGTGATCACCCACTATGCCCAGACGATCGAGGAGGTGGCGTTGGCAGAGGTATCGCGGCATCTCGAACAGGTACTCGGTGGTGTGCGCTCACTTGGGCGCGGTGTGTTTGCCAATCCAGAACAATTTGCCGGACTGGTCGCAAAGACGCTCCGTGAACGCAACGGTGATGTCGCTGATCTGGCTGACGCGGTGGCGAAAAGTCCGGAGGCATTCGGTGCGCTGCTTGGCAAGGCTGGGCTCCTGGGCGAAAATCGGGAGCGCAGGCAAGCGCGTCAACTGGCAGGCCCGTTAGGTGCCCATGTCGGACGCGCGTCACGCCACTGGACGAGGCGATATGAGGAGGCGGTGAAGTCCGAACAGTGGAAGCGGGAGAAACAGGATGTGATCGAGGTGCCGGGCTTAAGCGCCCAGAGTGAGAAGATACTCAGGCAGTTGGATGGACTCGAGCGTGCGAAGAAGCCTGCGTTTCTGGAGAAGCTTGTCGGGATGCCGGAGGGGCGGCGGGCGCTTGAGGAGGCGGAGGCGGTCGCCGATGCGATGAGGCAGCGGTTTGGAACCGACGATCTGCGCCATAAGGACCTAATCGAGCTGACGAGGAGACAGGCAGAGAGGAGGGATTTGGCACGGCTGGCCGAGATGGCGCGAATTACGCATCAGGCGAAGGAGGCCGCCAATACCAGGAAATATGAACTGGTTAGAAGTCAGATTAAAGGACTTTCGATGGGCATTTGAATGTCTCAGCCGCCCGGATATGACTGGCGGCTGAGAGTGATCGACATCCGTCTTGGCTTCGATCTTTATTGACTTGCTTCTATTCGTTGGCGGGCGTCGACTGCCCGCCCATTTCTTTGCTCGCCTTGGTGGCTACTTCGCCAGACTAGCCTTGATTTCTGCCACTTCCGACGATTCCATCTGGCCCACGGTTGTTACCTCGCCATCGGTGATCTTCCAGAGCCTGAACGGACCAGTGATGTCGCCATACTGGTCGAAGCTCACAGGGCCGATGACGCCTTCATATTTGATCGGCTTGCCGTCCTTGAGCAGGCCGAGCGCCTTCTCGAATTCCGCCTTGCCAGCGTATATCGGCGTGCCGCCAGGCGCTGTGACATCCGAAATCGCGGTCTTGATCGCGTCCTTGTCGGCCTTGCCAGCCTTGGCGATGGCGAGCGCAACAATGGCACCGGCATCGTAGGACCGATCGGCCGCCGGGGCAGACGGTTCAATCCCACCGGAGAATTCCGCGTAATTGGCGTTGAAGTATTCGGTCGATGTCGTCGGCGTCGTTCCCGACGATGTGCCGTAGGCCTCGTTCAGATATTGTGGGCCGACGCTGGCGATGAAGTCCTTGGAGTTCATGCCGTCGTTGAACAGGAATTTCTGCACGCCGCCGCCAGAAATCCAGGCGCGGGCAATCGTTGCACCGTCAACCGGTGTAGAAATGAGGTAAAGCGCGTCCGGTTCGCCTTCCATGGCGACCGAAGCCTCCGAGGAATAGCTCGCCTGCTTTTCGTTATACGGTGTCGTCGAGGTGATCGTGCCACCGAGCTTGGTGTAAGCGGCGGTGAACTCCCGCATCAGATTGTTGCCGAAGTCGTTGTTGACGTGAATGATGGCGATCTTCTTCATGCCCTGATCGAGCGCGTATTTGGCGGCAGCCGTTCCCTGCAGCGCGTCCGAGGTGATGGTGCGGAAGAAGACGCCATTGGTTTTGCCGTCACGACCAAGGGCTGTCAGCGTCGGTGAGGAGGATGCAGGCGAAACCTGCACGACGCCTGCTGGTGCCGTGACCGAGGTCAGGATCGGGATCGAGACGGAAGAAATGATGCCGCCGATGATAACAGGCACCTTCTTGATGTTGACGAGCTGTGTGGCCTGATCCACGGCGACATTGCCCTGGCTCTGGCTGTCGCGTGTGTCCATGACGAGCTTGCAGCCGTCAACGCCGCCCGCCTCGTTGAAGTCACGGAAGGCCATCTCGACTGATTTCGCGCCGGCCTTGCCATACTCGCCGGCAGGGCCGGTCAGTTCCATGACGACGCCGACCGTGATGTCGCATT
Encoded here:
- a CDS encoding ABC transporter substrate-binding protein, which encodes MLAGFAIGAAPAAAQECDITVGVVMELTGPAGEYGKAGAKSVEMAFRDFNEAGGVDGCKLVMDTRDSQSQGNVAVDQATQLVNIKKVPVIIGGIISSVSIPILTSVTAPAGVVQVSPASSSPTLTALGRDGKTNGVFFRTITSDALQGTAAAKYALDQGMKKIAIIHVNNDFGNNLMREFTAAYTKLGGTITSTTPYNEKQASYSSEASVAMEGEPDALYLISTPVDGATIARAWISGGGVQKFLFNDGMNSKDFIASVGPQYLNEAYGTSSGTTPTTSTEYFNANYAEFSGGIEPSAPAADRSYDAGAIVALAIAKAGKADKDAIKTAISDVTAPGGTPIYAGKAEFEKALGLLKDGKPIKYEGVIGPVSFDQYGDITGPFRLWKITDGEVTTVGQMESSEVAEIKASLAK